A stretch of Candidatus Anaeroferrophillus wilburensis DNA encodes these proteins:
- a CDS encoding indolepyruvate oxidoreductase subunit beta translates to MKTTNILLAGVGGQGVLLASQILTSVAIAAGLDVKQSEVHGMSQRGGSVTSHVRFGERVYSPTIDDGKADVVLGFERLEALRNAHCVAPGGIIIYNTMRINPSTVASGVAEYPEGIEAGIEAYAKKVYAVDGLGLALQAGNARSANTVMVGAISRFLPLSEDLWAQQIRKILPAKLVDLNLKAFELGVQAVAN, encoded by the coding sequence ATGAAAACGACAAACATTTTACTAGCTGGAGTTGGCGGCCAGGGTGTGCTGCTGGCCAGTCAGATTTTAACCTCGGTGGCCATTGCGGCCGGGCTGGATGTCAAGCAGAGCGAAGTGCATGGGATGTCCCAGCGCGGCGGCAGTGTCACCAGCCATGTCCGGTTTGGTGAACGGGTCTATTCGCCGACCATTGACGACGGTAAAGCCGATGTCGTCCTGGGATTTGAGCGCCTGGAAGCCTTGCGAAATGCCCATTGTGTTGCACCCGGGGGAATAATCATATATAATACCATGCGGATCAATCCCAGTACGGTGGCTTCAGGGGTTGCGGAGTATCCCGAGGGTATTGAGGCGGGGATTGAGGCCTATGCCAAGAAGGTGTATGCGGTGGATGGCTTGGGTCTGGCGTTGCAGGCCGGCAATGCCCGGTCGGCCAATACGGTGATGGTTGGGGCGATTTCGCGCTTCTTGCCGCTTTCCGAAGATTTATGGGCCCAGCAGATCAGAAAAATCCTGCCGGCTAAACTGGTTGATCTGAATCTAAAAGCATTTGAACTTGGGGTTCAGGCAGTGGCCAATTGA